GCAAAAGCTGCTTTCCAAACGAAACAACATGGAGATAGTTTGCCCCCACGACATCGCTACAATAAGAGTACTGGAAAGCGCGGGAACTTGTGAAACAACAGTACTCGTTTGCACCGAATGTGGCGAACAATTAGAAACTCCAAAAACCGAATGTTAATATGGATATTATAAACCCAACTTTTAAGCCGGCAGAACTCGAAGACAACGGCTTTCAATTGACAGATGAAGCAATGCTTGACGGCGAAGATTACTATAAAACCTATAGTTTAAGTAAAAACGATTCTGATTTAAGTGTTACGCATGAATATGATGCTTGGGGAGACCCAACTAATGAAATAGTTGAGTTCAACAGCACTGCATTGAAAGGCACAAAACCAACGTGGAAAGACCTAAAAACACTAATTGAAATTATGTAATAATGAAAATAGAACTAAAACTTACCGCTGACGAAATCAACTATTTAGAACGTCAAACACTCCTGGTACAAAGCATTGATACCAATCAATTACCAAAAGACAAAAAAGCGGCCTACACCATAATGCTCGATGTGTCCGATAAGCTAATGACAAAAGCCAAACAACTCAATCGAAAAACCGATTTGTTCGACCAGAAAAAGAAACACAAGATCACGCTTAAGTGGCACGAGGCCGAAACCTTGGAGCAATACATAGACGTTTTTAGTTCCTATCAAGACGATCCGTATAAGGCTAATCTTGCCCGAAAGGTAATTATTCAACTCAACCAAAAATTAGCATAGGATGAGCTTGATTAAAACCTACACCGTCAAGATGGAAAATGGCGACATCTGGCAGTTTAAATATAATTTAAAAGGTGTTTTAGTCTTCTTTAATGTAATGGAAGGCGATTTGAGTGATAAACAGGAACAATTTTTATACGTCAACGGAAAGTTCCCCTGGAAAGAAGATTATATCAAGGAATGGACAAAGAAATACAAAAGCATCAAACTTGAAGTTGGTGAGCCGGATTTGTCTTTTAAAGCATTGTGGAATTTGTACGACAATAAAGTGTCCAAGTTTGATGCTGAGAAAGCCTTTAAGAAGCTAAGCGATGCGGATAAAATAAAATGTTTCCTAGCGATACCCGGATACAAGAAGTATTTAGCCAAAAAAGGCACCGGAACGGCTCATTTAGCCACATTCATTAACCGTCAGTATTATAATGACGAATGGAGTAAAGCAGCATAAACAAGTAATTAATTAAACAACAATAAAAATGAGTAAGACAATGCAAATCAATCCGCCACAAGGATTCAAATTTCAATCAGTTGACCAATCGTCAGGAGCTATTAATTTGGTAGAAATACCAAAAGACATCAAAGAGCGAATCAAAACCCTTAATGATGTGATTCGAGAAAATGGGAAGACAGAAGAAGAATTCAGAGAATCATGTGAGGGTCTCGAACCCGACGAAGTTGCCTATAAAATGATCAAGGAAATTGTAAAAGCATTCAATGAAGGTTGGGTACCAGACTGGACAAACAGCAATGAGTATAAATACTATCCTTGGTTCAAGATGGGTTCTCCTTCGGGTGGCGGTTTTTCGGCCGACGTCTACGGTTATTGGATCTCGAGTTCGGCTGTCGGCTCGCGCCTTTGCTACAAGTCCGCTGATTTAGCTAAACATGCTGGACAATTATTTGAGAGTATTTACAAAGATTTTTTAACAGTTTAAAACAATAAAAATGTACACAGAAATTAAAACATTCGAAGACGCTTGCAAGGCTATTAATCTAGAGCCTACGATTATTCCAGATTTTTCATTATTCCCTGAAGCAGACAGACAGGCAATGATTGACCACGCCAAATTAGTGATCATAGCCAAAGCCATAAACGGCGATTGGGTACCGGACTGGAAAGACTGGAGTCAATACAAGTACTATCCTTGGTTCGAGATGGGTTCTCCTTCGGGTGGCGGTTTTTCGTTCATCGGCTGCGGTGGTTGGTACACGGGTTCGGCTGTCGGCTCGCGCCTTTGCTTTGAAACCAGAGACAAGGCAATCTATGCCGGAAAACAATTTGAAGACCTGTACAAAAGCTATTTTGTAAAAGCATAAATAATTAAGGTTGTGTGGTGTCGTTGCTGTAGTTCTCCTTCAGGTGGCAGTTTTTCGTACAACGACTACGATAATTGGAACACGAATTCGAATGTCAGCTCGCACCTGAGCTTAAAATATTAAACACCACAGACCTTGCCAACAGGGCAAAAAATCACAATTTTAATAGGTTCGTTAGTAGAGCAATCGAAAGCGAGCCAATCAAAGCAAAGTAATGAAACGACTCAATAATATATACAGTCAAATCGCCTCCATTGACAATCTAAGGATTGCTGAAGCAAAAGCCCGAAAAGGCAAAGCCCAACAATACGGTGTAAAAATTTTTGACAAAGAACCCGAAAGCAATATTTTTAAACTTCATGAAATGCTTTTGAACAAAGGGTATAAAACCTCAGAATATACAACCTTCACCGTTTATGAACCCAAAGAAAGGCTTGTTTTTCGCCTTCCTTACTTCCCTGACCGAATCACACACCACGCCGTAATGAATGTTCTAGAGCCTATATTTGTAAAGGTTTTTACAAATGACAGTTATGCCTGCATCAAAGGAAAAGGAATACATGCAGCGGCCAATAATATCAAAACAGCATTGCAGGACCAGGAGAATACAAAATACTGTTTGAAGTTGGATATCGTGAAGTTTTACCCTAATGTAGATCATGATATACTAAAAGCGTTACTTAGAAAAAAGTTCAAGGACAATGACCTTCTTTGGCTACTGGATGAAATTATAGACAGTGCCGACGGTTTACCAATCGGCAATTATTTAAGCCAATACTTCGCCAACTTTTACCTCACTTATTTTGATCATTGGATCAAGGAACAAAAGGGAATAAAATATTACTTCAGGTACGCCGATGATATCGTAATACTTTCGAATAACAAACCCCATTTACACGATATTTTATCAGCCATTAAACAGTATTTAAACGATAATTTAAAACTGCGAGTGAAAGATAATTATCAAGTATTCCCGGTTGAAGCTCGCGGGATTGATTTTGTAGGGTACAAGTTTTACCACACGCACACATTACTTCGAAAATCAATCAAAAAAAGATTTGCCAAAGCAGTATCCAAAACAAAAAACAAGGCCACAATAGCCGCTTATAATGGATGGGCAAAACATTGCAACTCCAAACACTTATTAAAAAAATTACTACCCAATGAACAACTTTAAGGATTTCAAAATAAAAGCCGAATTATCCACTTTTACAGGCGATAAGATAAAAGTAGATAGATTATTAAATGCCGAAATATCAGTACTAGCCTATAAGATTGAAGATTCGAAAGTAAAGGCAGGAACAAAGCTCTTAATCCTTCAACTCGAAAAATCGGGCACCAAACATGTTTTATTTACCGGTTCCACAATATTAATGCAAATGATAAAACAAGTTCCTGAAGACAAATTCCCATTCAAAACCATAATAATCAAAGACTCAGAACATTTAGAATTCACTTAAAAACTTAAATTATGAAAGAAATTTGGGAAGATCACCACCGAAAAATGGCAGAAATAGACCGACGCCATAAAATTAGAATGCGAGTTTTGACAACTGCAGCGGTATTACTTTTTATTGCAATGGCTGTTGTCATTTATAAATATTGATTAGATTTGAATCAAATAAAAACTTAAAATGTATATATGGGATTTTTTGACGGTCAATTAGAGAAAATTAAAGTAAGAGCAAAAACAGAAGTTGAAGGTCTACTTTTGAATAACGAAACTATTGAACACTTTTATATTGTTAAAGAGGATTATTGTGCTGTAACAAATAAAAGATTAATATTTGTTGATAATAGCATTTCATCAAAAAAGGCTACTTCAGGAATACCGTTCAATAAAATAAATGTGGTATCATTAAAAAGAGGCGGAACTTTGTCAATTTCCAAAGAGGTTATTGTATTGGTTGGTTCCAAAGAATTCGAAATTGATTTATATAGTGCTGAAGATGCAATTGAAATATTCAAACTAATATCTGAAAGGATAGTTTAAACTAAAATTCTTCAAAAATGAAAAAACTACTCTTACTTACCGCATTATTCATTTGTTCTTTTGCTATTGCACAAAAGACAGATGTTATAAACAGAATGCAGGGAAGCTCCTTAGCTGAAGCTAAAAATCTTGTGAGTGACTTGGTAAGCTTAAATACTGATAAGTATGAATTAGTCAAAGAGAAACCAACGAAAGAGGCTCATCTGTTGTTTTATCTTCCTGCTGGACTTACAGCGGAACAAAAAGAAGAGGCAGCGGTTAACGCTTACGAGAGCGGTATTGTGGTAAGACTTTCTAAACTAGAAAACGGTACTTACAAAGTCCGTGAGTTTTATGCAGAGCCGAAATTGATGTTTTCAATTATCAATGATGTTTTTTATCCTGCTGCTAATTATAATGACTTTGTTGGCGCCACAAAATACCGCAATTATATAGATAGCGATAAGAAGTATAAGTTTTACTTCTATTCCGGGGATTCTCCCAAAAGCAAATATAAATTTTACTCTTATTAAAATAAGAACCCACCAAAACGGTGGGTTTTTTTATGCCTAAAAAATTCGAC
The nucleotide sequence above comes from Flavobacterium branchiarum. Encoded proteins:
- a CDS encoding PH domain-containing protein; its protein translation is MGFFDGQLEKIKVRAKTEVEGLLLNNETIEHFYIVKEDYCAVTNKRLIFVDNSISSKKATSGIPFNKINVVSLKRGGTLSISKEVIVLVGSKEFEIDLYSAEDAIEIFKLISERIV
- a CDS encoding RNA-directed DNA polymerase — translated: MKRLNNIYSQIASIDNLRIAEAKARKGKAQQYGVKIFDKEPESNIFKLHEMLLNKGYKTSEYTTFTVYEPKERLVFRLPYFPDRITHHAVMNVLEPIFVKVFTNDSYACIKGKGIHAAANNIKTALQDQENTKYCLKLDIVKFYPNVDHDILKALLRKKFKDNDLLWLLDEIIDSADGLPIGNYLSQYFANFYLTYFDHWIKEQKGIKYYFRYADDIVILSNNKPHLHDILSAIKQYLNDNLKLRVKDNYQVFPVEARGIDFVGYKFYHTHTLLRKSIKKRFAKAVSKTKNKATIAAYNGWAKHCNSKHLLKKLLPNEQL